Proteins from a genomic interval of Prevotella sp. E13-27:
- a CDS encoding YopX family protein yields MRKYKFRGHDVNGWHYGDLQHRKTVLLHRVGITIENRGTTVFYTCNPDSIGEGTGILDINAKKASDTTKEIFEGDILRMPDREYFHSEIIGLVVYFNGSFVLASDPENIETCSKWNLYDAVHGEKAYVIGNIMENPELLRGNSNQQSKT; encoded by the coding sequence ATGAGAAAATACAAATTCAGAGGACACGATGTGAACGGTTGGCACTATGGCGACCTGCAACATCGAAAGACTGTTTTGCTCCATCGGGTAGGAATAACGATTGAGAACCGAGGAACAACAGTATTCTACACTTGCAATCCTGACTCCATCGGGGAAGGGACAGGCATCTTGGATATTAACGCCAAGAAAGCAAGCGACACCACCAAAGAGATATTTGAGGGTGATATTCTGAGAATGCCCGACCGAGAATATTTCCATTCGGAGATTATCGGTCTGGTAGTGTATTTCAACGGCTCCTTCGTATTAGCGAGTGACCCAGAGAACATCGAGACATGCAGCAAATGGAATCTTTATGACGCAGTTCATGGGGAAAAGGCTTATGTCATCGGTAACATCATGGAGAACCCGGAACTACTGAGGGGCAATAGTAACCAACAATCAAAAACATAA
- a CDS encoding PD-(D/E)XK nuclease family protein, with protein sequence MAAKKKIKLKDSGVIFNAEDHTYLLGDKFLSGITPVLQRQFFPTEFEGIPKHIVDAAAEYGTGVHASCEDFDANWICDGTQEVIDYISLCSEFNLTHEASEYTVTDGKDYASQIDKVYRVSDDTFDLGDIKTYGQMTQEKTEKARWQLSIYAMLFERQNRGAKVGRLFIIHLRNKQKKDGTFDHISEIIFVNRIPSEICEDLLATDLRGEQFINPYGIPEEYRSQETIIRELIQTKAAIEEKLNGIKAKILKDMELKNVRTWATDTMRLTRKLPTQRSSFNLALFKTDHPEYDYDQYMRVSEVAGSLSIAV encoded by the coding sequence ATGGCAGCAAAGAAGAAAATCAAACTGAAGGATTCCGGTGTTATTTTCAACGCCGAGGATCATACCTACTTGTTAGGTGACAAATTCCTTTCGGGTATCACACCTGTCTTGCAGAGGCAGTTCTTCCCGACAGAGTTTGAGGGTATTCCAAAGCATATCGTAGATGCAGCAGCGGAATACGGAACTGGAGTTCACGCATCATGCGAGGACTTCGATGCGAACTGGATATGTGACGGGACCCAGGAGGTCATTGACTACATATCCTTGTGCTCAGAATTTAATCTCACTCACGAAGCGTCCGAGTACACCGTGACAGATGGAAAGGATTATGCAAGTCAGATTGACAAGGTTTACAGGGTGTCCGATGATACCTTTGACCTTGGAGACATCAAGACTTATGGGCAGATGACGCAGGAAAAGACTGAGAAGGCAAGATGGCAGCTAAGTATCTATGCCATGCTTTTCGAGCGTCAGAACCGTGGAGCAAAGGTTGGCCGACTGTTCATCATCCATCTGCGTAACAAGCAGAAGAAAGACGGTACTTTCGACCATATCAGCGAGATTATCTTTGTCAACAGAATCCCCTCTGAAATATGTGAGGATTTGTTGGCAACAGACCTACGAGGTGAACAATTCATCAATCCATACGGCATTCCAGAGGAATATCGCTCACAGGAAACTATCATCCGTGAGCTTATCCAGACGAAAGCAGCCATCGAAGAGAAACTGAACGGCATCAAGGCCAAGATTCTCAAAGACATGGAATTGAAGAACGTGAGAACCTGGGCAACCGACACAATGAGGCTTACAAGAAAACTGCCAACCCAACGCTCATCATTTAACCTGGCACTATTCAAGACCGACCATCCTGAATATGACTATGACCAGTACATGAGAGTGTCTGAGGTAGCGGGAAGCCTGTCGATTGCAGTATGA